DNA from Triplophysa rosa linkage group LG12, Trosa_1v2, whole genome shotgun sequence:
GTGTGCgatgattgtgtgtgtggagtgttttgtatgtgtgtgtctgtctgtgttttcacctttttcttgtttttgcaggtacaactttgattgttttgcttgtagtcaatgtgtctcatgtgcagctgctttgtaacaatgaaaattgtaaaagcgctatataaataaataaagttgagagttgagtCCATTTGAATAATACAAAGctttattacattacattgaCTTGAAATAATTCCACAGGAAATAAATTGGTCCTTTTTCAGcgcaccactagatggcagtcgaGAGACTGAAAAAGGTTCAATATGAAGTTCAAATATCAAGTGTACTGTCACTCATTTTAATGTCAACctttaaattattgtttattgtatGTTCAATGATTCACTGTGTTGCAGTCATTCAGTAAATATTGTTCAATACATTAGTCTTTCAATTACATATATTGGTCTTGCTGAATATGATTTTTACACATAGTTTACTCCTGTGAAATACTATTTAAATGATATGATTTTTAGGCAAAGAAGATCAAAACTAATTACCAAAATACATCCACATCAGACAATCTTTGGCATCAATTGTCCCAATACAAATCTGAACAcgtatttacgtttatctgccaACATGGTGGAAGTACAGATTGGCACACAGACACAGAAGAAAAATGGAACCTATGGAATAATAAATAAGACCACGGAACTTGGGATCCAGATCTCCTTGACGATACCAGAATATCTGAAAGAAAAACAGTGCTTAAAATGAAATatcaattatattattaattgacagtttatttttagttgttATTTGATATATGTTTCTGTTAAACGTCCATGATctcaataataaatattatgaaaaaataGTGAACAGCACTAACCAGCACAAATATAGAGGAACAGATCATGATAATGCAGAgcataaagaagatatttagtgATGGGGGCGGAGGTGGAGGAAAGACAAAAGAACTGATGACAGTTACCTGAAGAAGGGAAACAGAACACCACAGTATGAAATATCAGCAGAAAGGTTGATCAAAGCATGCATTATTAGAATATCTGTCAAGCAAACGTGGCTCTCCGTGATATAacgtaacaatgacatttaatgTGCAGTGTGTTGCCACTATAGTCAACTTACTAGGACAAACACAGATGTGAGTCCACCAACAATGAGGTTTACAATTTTGTCCTGAAAGAAGACCAAACATCATGTTGAAAACGTTTAAGTTTGTGAGTAAGCTTGTCTGAGGAACACATAAAAAGCAAACATAGCACTGCtcattcctttaaaaaaaagatttttaaaacaaagccGCTTTTTTGTTACCCGCCCTGAAGTCTCTTCAAACAGCGGTCTGTTTTCCGTGCCATTGATCCGCGTGTGTAAATCTGCCATGTTGTTGTATCGAGAGGGTTTGTGCTCATGAGAAGCGTCTGATTTCTGAGCTCTGCACTCATGATCAGCTCTCCAGAGAGACAACCATCATGCCTCTGGCCCAAACATCACTTACACGCGTGAAAGAACCCAATTATATCACACTGTGTCTAACGGAACACAGTTAAACTTTGTTATGATAGTCACGAGCTTACGTTTGTATGTTAGGGCAAATAGCCGAGAAAATTGATTGATCTGCGAACCGATGCATAAGTTGCCAAATTTAACTCTTTGATGTGCATTTACAATTCTGTCTATTAATGTATAGGCTAAATGATGAGTTCTGCTCAAATCTCACGTTAGAAATCTTCGAAATCTTTAATTGTATGGATATTGTAGCCCAATTAAAAGAAAACGAGTTTGATGAGTGTTTGTAATCGTCTGTCATATTTATTCATAGGCGATCGCGCCATCTTGTGGCTCATAGCTATTACTCCGCAATTTGTATAGTATTGAAATGTGCATAGCACAGGCATATATTAGCATATTATTGATTTCATTGGATTTTACATACTATACAAACTTATAGAAGAGAATGCACAGATACATTGGAAGatttattttcagtgttttatAAACATCATTAGACTTTGTCATTGGCAGGTTTGGACAAGCGGTTTATTTAgcctatatttaaaaaaaaagatttaaaacgaaAATTTAAATTTCCATAGTAAAAATAATCTTCACAACCAAGTTCATTTTGAGATTAACTGCTATTAACATTATATCCtaaatatttttaactaaaaaagaTATACCATCTTAAATGGACAGTGTGAGATCTGGAGGGTTTGAAGTATTGTTGCTTTAAAGACTTGTGCAGCAATTAACCAAAAGCACAGACATGTTGTTGAAACAAATGTTgaaatatttttgataaaactAGCAAGGGTTAAGAAACACTGTTCAGTTCTGCAACACAGAATCGGACCTACTACCGCTTGAACCCAGAAGAGAAAAATATCTAGTGACTGATAAAACCAGGCACTTCTGATGTCTGATATttaatagagaatgtgaagctacgtCACACCATGTTGGGAGGatcgctgctagtgcgttcaatgcagtgttttgtttttcttgtttgattaggaaatataactatggtagggcGGTTTTACCGTGTTAAAAACTGCGATAGCATTAcacagagtcgttcaggaaaagcccctggttctttcactttctatttctccatatatcaaacaaaacaagtaacggtacatatcaaaataataatagcagtggagtatgatcctcccaagatggcggcgccactgcaacatgcaacatagggcgtgatgTCAGCTTCACACTCTCTATAaaaggcagagactatttgcactaactctgcccaccaatatgtgattgaaATAGAGAAAGTTTAAGAAAGACACCATTTCTAACATTATTATCTAACATTACATATTTGAGATTGGGGTTCTAATCCACCTCTCGTTGAAAACGCTCTTTTACTTTTTCTATtacattacagatcataaagacatttgtttacaataaaatCAATGTAAATCGTaaacttcattttattcataaagtttaggtttagggtaaggttaggggtaggtgtagggctttaatatctcaataagttaacatcattttaataatttttataaatataatgatttaaacTCTGTTATTATGCATAATGTTtcatgcacaacaatactgaggtgcaaatagtaatgttatctgccactatttataagtatagcatctactatttctacttaaagaaaatacagcttttttcgattagtgtaaatagcatattgcttagaaatgctgctattttcacttagtgtaaacagaacttactactatttacacttagtgcaaatagccgctgccttAATAAAATTAGTGATAATCACTCAAACAGCAGAATCCCAGTTTCACATTTTGGCCTTCATTGGCACCATGTTGAGAGATTGCACAAAGTTCTCCAGTGTGAATAGATATTCCTGTGGGTGGGTACGTAGATGACCAGCGTGAATAGACTTCTCCCATTTCTTGAATTCTACAGTAATGCCCCGCTTCCTCCAAAACTCTATCATCTCCTCCAAGCTCTTATAATCACACGCATCATTCTCAGAGAAGAAGAAGAGGGCAGGCGTCGTCACGGGAGTGTTCCAGAACACACTGACTCCCAAGTTAAAATAGTCGGCTGTCTGACGTTTAAAGGCACGGAAATACAGAAGGCTAGTTCTACTCACGAGACTTTCCAGCCAAGGGGACATGGTCTTACCAACACCTGGAGAACAAACAAACCACCAAAATGATTAGAAATGTGACGGTTTTCAAGAGCTAGTGAATCACACTGAATCAAATGATCAAGTTTCTGGAAGTTGCGCTGGGTCGCATGTTTGTCTTGTGGGTTAACAATTCATAGCTGGTCAGCGATCAGTTTGAAGGTGATTTACAAAATTTTATTTCAAAGGTATGACTCGCTATCTATGCAAGCCGAATTTGATATTTTGATAAGTCAAGGCAAGGAAGAGTTTTGCAGTTTATAGTAACATTGGAATCTAAATTTCAAAAACATGCTGTTTTATAACAACTATACTGTtatatagggctgtcacgataaaccgacgataaatatcacgtgatttatgcacagcttttgagtgaagtacaggaaaatgctgctgcatccgaaagccagagggcgctctcgtgcggaaactccaaatacgcactgcagaagaagaccataacacggtctagaatctaggaaatgcctatggacatctttttatcactgttactcaagcctcatcaggtatttgttattgtaataaagtatatttataatgatcatgtttgacgggtgttgctttttcaaatgcacattataagcgactcaaactcgcactgcttttagatcgagcagcatttcctactgatcccagagatgtgcttcacggacaagctacgcattaaaaaaatatcgacactgCATATCGCAGCCACCTCGATTACaacaggatttagtggtatcgcgataaattatcatgCAGCCCTACTTATACACACAATTACtgttaaatgatgaaataactCATTACTCATcattataacattttaattatacaaCCCTGTTAGTGCAAGCAGGaactttttgaaataaatatacaatacagtGCAATCTCTTTACTACCGACAGTCATGTGATTTAACAAACCCATGACCAGGCTGTCGAAGATGTGACCCCTGATCCTTTTTGTCAGCTCTTTGCAACGCTGGGTGTCTTAAGCCAAATGAATAAGTACCTGATTGAACTGGTATCCCCCAATGGAAAGGGCATGGACCAGCAGGGGGCGCTGAGAAAAGCGCTCACTCTCTATTAATTTAAGCACATGGGCACCATATTCCAGGCCCCAACGAGGCCATAAGAACTGGCTCAAGTCACTTTCCACAACAAGTATATCAAAGCCGTTGCGGATGTAAATATCACAATACTTGGCGATGGCCTTAGGTCTGGCGCAACAACAGACACAAAGGTTTGAGCTGACCAGGTGGAACGGCAGACGCCAGAGTTGCCACTTGGTCATTCCTGAGGAAGGTGATATGCTTACTGATCTTGTGGGCAGTCACCGCTCTGGAAGCATGCCATTGGGAGAGCAGGTGAGCTAAAAAGAGAACAAAGTTGGGAAAAAACAATTTCTAGTTTGTTAACAGAACACCTGACATTGACAAAGCGTACCCGTTTTGTCAATACTGCCCTCAGGCCACATGTATGTTACACGTTTATGAAAGACTTACTGACATGATTGTACTCAGTATGGTCTGCGattgcttttaaagggatagtttacccaaaccATTTTTTCATCTTACCCTTATGCTATTCCAAAAcagtatgattttctttcttctgcagtacataaaagaagatgttttgaaaaatgttggtagccaaacaagaCTGGCCCTTATTTtattctatggacacaaaaccactgagacattttagGTTTTGGACAACATGAGGGTacatgattacagaatttttattctatccctttaattcattgccaataaaaagaaaaaagccaaTCAAATGCAGTTGTGTGTACTCAAAGGTCAACATGAGCAATATGTGACTGTATTTTGTTGCAGGTCAAAACATCAGTGGTATGCTCTTTAATAAGCATGTTGACAGACCTCCAAGCACACACAGTACCTAACCCTTACACCACTAGTACAGAAAGTACTTAAGAGTACATTCCCGTGTGTACTTAACACATGTGATGCTCTTTTACAGACCAACGATCTGCAAATCTTACCCGAtttattgcattatttagcTGAGAATCCAGTCCATTTCAACTGCATGTGTGCTTAAAAGCGAAGGTGAATCACAGTGTCAAGAAACTGAATTTCTTTCATCTCCGCCTTCAGGCCAATCATGCAGCAGCATCCGCCTCCCCTCGCAGTTCAGTGCAAGCCATGAAATACCATGCACTTGAAAATCTGCATACATTTTTGCATATTAGTAATGAAACGATATGTATGCTGCTGTGTAGCTCTTATTATTGTGCCTTGTAGAATTGCCGTTTGCATGCACGTGCATTTTATGTAGTCTACATATTCTGCTCTTATAGTTCCTTTTTTTAGATAGTTCTATTgagtatattaaataataacataacgataaaataataatttaataataaaacataggCTAACACATGCCTAAAGCATTTAAATCTTACACTCATCAATAACacatgtatttctttagtgcAATTTTGCGTGATTAAGAAAGTGAAATCAGCGAAAACAGATATAGAAATAAGggggaaatagaaaaaaaacataatacattTCACTTACCCGAAATTCACTCAAAGTTAGGTCAGCTGTTTCAGTGTTTCgctgtgttttgtatttgtaatatttgaaaGTCGTccttaaaataacaataacaacgAGAACAACAACCTGAATCGACATTTATGCACTTGCTAAATGTCCCATCGGATGAAGATAAGGCTCTACACACTCGTCATAGCAACTTAAACACTTGAGCCAAATACGGGAAAAACTTCATCCGTGTGGTCAAGTGAAAAACTGCAAGCGTGGGTTTTCGCTTGATGAGACCGCCCCAAAAGCCCTATTCGGACGGCATGGCTTCTTGGTGATAAAATGTATGCATTCGGACAAACAGAAATTCACGGTGTAGGTGTGAGTTTGCGAACCCCGAAAATGCCCTTCTAACGTGCACAGTCACATGACAATTCGCACGTAGgctatataataataatggaataaatatatttttttaaatgcccatttgaaatgttttcatgttttttcttgtctttttgtTCTTATTATCTTCCACTCTGTGTAGTGAAGCAGCGATGCTGATGTTTCTCTCCGTTCGCAGAAGCACTTCAGGTGTGTCTGTGATGTGGCGTTATGTGAGTCTTGTTGTGCTGTTTATGCTGCCATTTACAAGTGCTTCTCACTGCAGGGCAAATGGGACAAGAGCCAAACTATAAAATCCAATTACACTTCAAATAGTTAGTTATAAGATGTTCTAAAAAAGGGGTGTGGTAACTTAATTTCTTACGATTGAGTCATCAGGGAATATGGGCGGAACCTCGATACCGTGCTCCACTTCGTGCTCACTACTGCGCAGACTCTGGCCGAAATAGCCCACTATAccctaatatagtgcactatttgatgggacatccatttttagtggtgtccgaattcatagtggacattaATTGAGTAcattcattcaatcccatgatgcatcataataacgagtGTACAACCGATGTACACTCACTGCTAGCCTTCTAGCAATCTATCGTGAGGGTCGCGTTGAATGAATTTCCGCGTCTCGGCAGAAGATGGCGCCCGCAGCGCTTCCGGTGCAATGAGTGTACGATTTTACTCATTCGTTTTCACCCGCTCCTTAAAGTGAACTattagtgaactaatgtagggaatagtgaatatTCTAGGATTCTTTTGATTGTaaacagaaataatctacaggcactctattgttcttgaatgtgtaccggaagttaaattgGGGTCACTAAAGTGTGCATGCGCactaacgtttgtttattttgttaagatgaaaccgtctatagactTTATAAAACATGGACGTAGTGTCAGTAACTtcacccgtaggtttgtgaagagcAATTTTGAAGAAAAATCGAAAAatcgaaaatgggcaaaaaGGTGGGAATGTGGGTGGATCTGAGGTGCCTGGTTGGTGAAATCACCTGTCACTCAAGTGACCACCTAATTATGCAGAATGTCAAagcttaatataatttaaacggTTGAGTTGTACAAAAATTAACCccccctcacagttgtcatgaagggccAAATTTGCtataatttttataaaagtttttGCTATAAAGTTtggcattttaacatggggctcaatgagattctgcacGGTTTTGGAGACAGTCTCCAGCGGCCAGTCAATGAATTGCAGTTTCACGTCCGTGTTGGTTTCACGAGAGTGACCGGAAGGTTGCTGCTCAGGAGTCGGGACAGACCAACAAGTTTAAACACAAGTTGCTTTTTATGGGACTGCCCCAGTTTATATTCTCTCGGGGTGTGTTTTAATAAGAATCGATCTACTACATGCTGCATTCTATCTGACCACATACAGACTGGTGAATCTCATTGAACCACCCAACTTGTATTCACTGAAGGCTTCACCTGGATAAGAGCCAAATAAATGCAGAAGCTTCTTGTGGTGAGATTGTCTCACTGGTTGATGATTGTTTGAAGTTCATATTAACCTTTCCAGTCTGGCTTTCGCCCATTGCACAGCACAGAAACAACACTTGTTCGTGTAATGAATGATGTTCTACTCTTGATGGATTCTGGGTGTACTACCATCTTCATTTTACTAGACTGAAGTTCAGCATTTGATACTGTCTGTCATCACATTCTCATTTCTCTTCTATCAGAACTTGGCATCAAGGGCACTATTCTTTCTTGGTTCAAATCATATCTCAACGACAGAAAATACTTTATTGCCATGCAA
Protein-coding regions in this window:
- the tmem243a gene encoding transmembrane protein 243 → MADLHTRINGTENRPLFEETSGRDKIVNLIVGGLTSVFVLVTVISSFVFPPPPPPSLNIFFMLCIIMICSSIFVLIFWYRQGDLDPKFRGLIYYSIGSIFLLCLCANLYFHHVGR